A genomic region of Denticeps clupeoides chromosome 9, fDenClu1.1, whole genome shotgun sequence contains the following coding sequences:
- the plcl1 gene encoding inactive phospholipase C-like protein 1, which produces MSDGTCGDGVLPSPDSEILLLEAVKAAPRRSSIIKDPAVKVGSSRKKTVSFSSMPSERKVSSAADCLAFMQGGCELKKVRPNARVYCRFYTLDPDMSCLRWEPSKKDGDRARLDIAAVREVRTGKSTETFLHNNPITESLAEEAAFSIIHGDEYQSLDLVALSADVANIWVTGLRYLLSHPGAVGAGLVEGVGAGEGTPGSKMRQDWLAAEFSKVDEDGYGIVPEDTAVATICKLCPSIKETKVRQRFKEIQRSKEKLTSHVLLDEFQEAYAELCTRPDAYFLLVQLTKGRECLDAQDLRLFLETEQGLTLTKVEDCLEVLRRFEPSEQGRELGLLGLDGFTRYLQSSECQLFDQQHARQDMTLPLAHYYISSSYRSYLLDDQVHGRADLGGLTLALRAGCRCLELGVTDGPEGEPLLGVEHGPDSRHHHHHRAPITLRSALDAVNKHAFLATSFPLLLYLCQHCSPAQQRALAQHLRGVFGARLYTPEVSSAGLGLALGGQAPSLPSPEQLKGRVLVVGKKLPPEEEGSEGEVSEEDEEIGGGGPLAGRRMTIPGEEDLGMVLVVPPPPQPRRLRLRRELSDLVAIARTGSRSFYSYRSTLQQAPPQTPPGSGPSTPAMPPAPENPYWTLCSLGEGEAGRLANESPEELVGFTKRCLARVRPSAVRLDSSNPNPQGYWRGGVQLVALNQQTPGAMLDLHRARFAQNGGCGYVLRPAVMRDEVSYFSAHTHGCVPGVPPQTLRVKVISAQSLPKPQGSGAKGEVIEPYVVLELHGVPADCAEQRTRTAAQNQDHPLFDETFEFQVNMPELALLRFVVLDDDYIGDDFIGQYTVAFECLQSGYRTVPLLGLSGEPLPHASLLVHVAITNRPGGGKAQRRGLSVRRGVRRNREYITLRSTGIRVLDETFRIANGHLREATDLREDALNATVAFKELCGLPLVAKLKQCIQSLATRLQGPDGLPGAILTLKEGYPCLEAMGSISDATRKLLNAYSAMISENRQLIENAEAVQEMIAQVQREGMVYHEDLPKLGEKEGLKGHKQSKAVESFTWNITVLKGQCDLLRSAKAESQDTLRQLALACEASGLTTPTEPHHTSHNASGRRGSTHSNGRI; this is translated from the exons GATCCGGCAGTGAAGGTGGGGAGCAGCCGGAAGAAAACCGTCTCTTTCAGCAGCATGCCCTCAGAGCGGAAGGTCAGCAGCGCTGCCGACTGTCTGGCCTTCATGCAGGGCGGCTGCGAACTGAAGAAGGTGCGTCCTAACGCGCGCGTCTACTGCCGCTTTTACACGCTGGACCCCGACATGTCCTGCCTGCGCTGGGAACCGTCCAAGAAGGACGGGGATCGAGCGCGGCTCGACATCGCCGCCGTCCGGGAGGTGCGCACCGGCAAGAGCACCGAGACCTTCCTACACAACAACCCCATCACCGAGAGCCTGGCCGAGGAGGCCGCGTTCTCCATCATCCACGGTGACGAGTACCAGTCGCTGGACCTTGTGGCCCTGTCAGCCGACGTGGCCAACATCTGGGTGACAGGGCTGCGCTATCTTCTGTCCCACCCGGGGGCCGTGGGGGCTGGCCTGGTTGAGGGGGTTGGGGCTGGGGAGGGCACCCCTGGCAGCAAGATGCGACAGGACTGGCTGGCTGCTGAGTTCAGTAAGGTTGATGAGGACGGATACGGGATTGTTCCTGAGGACACAGCAGTGGCTACGATTTGCAAACTTTGCCCCAGCATAAAAGAAACCAAG GTACGGCAGCGCTTCAAGGAGATCCAGCGCAGTAAGGAGAAGCTGACCTCCCATGTGCTGCTGGACGAGTTCCAGGAGGCGTACGCTGAGCTGTGTACGCGGCCGGACGCGTACTTCCTGCTGGTGCAGCTAACCAAGGGCCGCGAGTGCCTGGACGCCCAGGACCTGCGGCTCTTCCTGGAGACAGAGCAGGGCCTGACCCTGACCAAGGTGGAGGACTGCCTGGAGGTGCTGCGGCGCTTCGAGCCTTCTGAGCAGGGTCGTGAGCTTGGCCTGCTGGGATTGGACGGCTTCACGCGCTACTTGCAGTCGTCCGAGTGTCAGCTGTTTGACCAGCAGCACGCGCGGCAGGACATGACGCTGCCGCTGGCGCACTACTACATCAGCTCCTCCTACCGCTCCTACCTGCTGGACGACCAGGTGCACGGCCGCGCCGACCTCGGAGGGCTGACCCTGGCACTGCGCGCCGGCTGCCGCTGCCTGGAGCTGGGCGTCACGGACGGGCCCGAGGGGGAACCCCTGCTGGGGGTGGAGCACGGCCCCGACTCccggcaccaccaccaccaccgcgcGCCCATCACCCTGCGCAGCGCCCTGGACGCGGTGAACAAGCACGCCTTCCTCGCCACCTCCTTCCCGCTGCTCCTCTACCTGTgccaacactgctccccggcacaGCAGCGGGCCCTCGCCCAGCACCTGCGCGGCGTGTTCGGGGCGCGCCTTTACACCCCCGAGGTCAGCTCTGCCGGCCTGGGTCTGGCACTCGGAGGACAGGCCCCTAGTCTTCCGTCACCGGAGCAGCTGAAGGGCCGGGTGCTGGTGGTCGGCAAGAAGCTCCCGCCCGAAGAGGAAGGCTCGGAAGGCGAGGTGtcagaggaggacgaggagatCGGCGGCGGGGGGCCGCTTGCCGGGCGACGCATGACCATACCCGGAGAGGAGGACCTCGGTATGGTGCTGGTGGTCCCGCCCCCTCCGCAGCCCCGCCGGCTCCGCCTGCGCCGGGAACTCTCGGACCTGGTGGCCATCGCGCGGACCGGGAGCCGCAGCTTCTATTCTTATCGCTCCACGCTGCAGCAGGCCCCGCCCCAGACGCCCCCCGGCTCTGGCCCCAGCACCCCGGCCATGCCGCCCGCCCCTGAGAACCCCTACTGGACGTTGTGCTCCCTCGGCGAGGGGGAGGCGGGCCGGCTGGCGAACGAGAgcccggaggagctggtgggcTTCACCAAGCGCTGTCTGGCCCGGGTGCGACCCAGCGCCGTGCGCCTGGACTCCAGCAACCCCAACCCACAAGGATACTGGAGGGGCGGAGTCCAGCTGGTGGCACTAAATCAGCAGACGCCAGGGGCCATGCTGGACCTTCACCGCGCCCGCTTCGCACAGAACGGCGGCTGCGGGTACGTGCTGAGGCCCGCCGTCATGCGCGACGAAGTGTCGTACTTTAGCGCGCACACGCACGGCTGCGTGCCGGGGGTCCCTCCGCAAACCCTGAGGGTAAAGGTCATAAGCGCACAGAGCCTGCCCAAGCCCCAGGGCTCTGGTGCCAAAGGCGAAGTCATCGAGCCCTACGTGGTGCTGGAGCTGCACGGCGTCCCCGCAGACTGTGCTGAGCAGAGGACCCGCACCGCGGCCCAGAACCAGGATCACCCGCTGTTCGACGAGACCTTCGAGTTCCAG GTGAACATGCCTGAGCTGGCTCTGCTCCGTTTCGTGGTGCTGGATGACGACTACATTGGTGATGACTTCATCGGTCAGTACACGGTCGCCTTCGAGTGCCTGCAGTCCGGTTACCGCACGGTGCCCCTGCTGGGCCTGTCAGGCGAGCCCCTTCCCCACGCCAGTTTACTGGTGCACGTGGCCATCACCAACCGCCCCGGTGGGGGCAAGGCCCAGAGACGGGGACTGTCGGTGCGGCGCGGGGTGCGGCGCAACCGAGAATACATCACCCTGCGCAGCACAGGAATACGGGTTCTTGATGAGACTTTCCGCATTGCCAACGGCCATCTTCGAGAAGCCACTGACCTCCGGGAGGACGCACTG AACGCCACAGTGGCTTTTAAAGAACTCTGTGGACTCCCCCTGGTGGCCAAACTGAAGCAGTGCATCCAGAGCCTAGCCACTCGTCTGCAGGGTCCAGACGGCCTACCGGGGGCTATCCTCACCCTGAAGGAGGGTTACCCCTGCCTAGAAGCGATGGGGAGCATCAGTGATGCGACACGCAAACTTCTGAACGCCTACAGTGCG ATGATCTCAGAAAACCGACAGCTCATAGAGAATGCAGAGGCTGTACAGGAGATGATTGCTCAGGTGCAGCGAGAAg GCATGGTGTATCATGAGGACCTGCCTAAACTGGGAGAAAAGGAGGGACTGAAGGGGCACAAACAGAGCAAAGCTGTGGAGAGTTTCACCTGGAACATCACTGTACTGAAG GGTCAGTGTGATCTGCTGCGCAGCGCGAAAGCCGAATCCCAGGACACTCTGAGGCAGCTGGCGCTGGCTTGTGAAGCCTCTGGGCTGACCACGCCCACCGAGCCCCATCACACCTCCCATAATGCATCAGGCAGACGTGGCAGCACCCACAGCAACGGCCGCATCTGA